In Zingiber officinale cultivar Zhangliang chromosome 1A, Zo_v1.1, whole genome shotgun sequence, a genomic segment contains:
- the LOC122025775 gene encoding pentatricopeptide repeat-containing protein At3g12770-like isoform X1 encodes MSIACRPSSTNLSLGLIFPSLSLYFHTFPLDPDPCPSPSQAGPQWNHLLSSLECGRLLESLTNSKSLRHGLQIHGHMVTSGVLVHNTYLRTKLCAMYAACGRVRQARAIFDAIARRSTFLWNVMIRGYAFYGQPLRALLLYRQMLGFGHRADNYTYPFVLMACGDPDLIKVGKGIHSQIAISGYADDVFVANSLLSMYSKCGRMKCAQKVFDRMPVKDLTTSNTMISGYARNNDPLSSLMLFSDTLANKDQWDEASLLGVLPACANLMALKQGREIHAHMLRSGLRLDGFLCNALIDLYSKSEFLIGARRLFDAMSSRDAISWNSIISGCARHGNAAEGLALFCQMNMEGVPPDTITLLVVLGACSRMLALTFGMSLHAHIIRRGHRNMVYVGTALVNLYAKCGSLESSRQVFDEMPVKNLVSWSAMISGYGLHGRGKEAVACFNEMKEHGIRPDEVSFTSILSACSHTGLVNEGKEIFYEMSKVYFLKPKAYHYSCIVDILGRAGDLEDAYSFIIDTDLDAMLNADVWEALLSACKIHHNVELAEIAAQNIINLKPKHIGPYVNISNMYAMEKRWTDVEKVRALAELNGLKKQPGYSFLDSDIGVIGY; translated from the coding sequence ATGTCCATTGCATGTCGTCCCAGCTCCACCAACCTCTCGCTCGGATTGATCTTTCCCTCACTCTCCCTCTATTTCCATACCTTTCCTTTGGATCCCGACCCCTGTCCATCTCCATCACAAGCAGGACCTCAATGGAATCACCTGCTTTCCTCCCTTGAGTGCGGACGGCTCTTGGAATCCCTCACCAACTCTAAGTCCTTGCGCCATGGCTTGCAGATCCACGGCCACATGGTCACCTCCGGCGTCCTCGTCCATAATACCTACCTCCGCACCAAGCTCTGTGCTATGTACGCCGCCTGCGGCAGGGTCCGCCAAGCCCGCGCCATCTTCGACGCCATCGCCCGCCGGAGCACCTTCCTCTGGAACGTCATGATCCGTGGCTACGCCTTCTACGGTCAGCCTCTTCGAGCTCTCCTCTTGTACCGCCAGATGCTGGGCTTTGGTCACCGTGCTGACAACTACACGTATCCGTTCGTTCTCATGGCGTGTGGCGATCCTGACCTCATCAAAGTTGGAAAAGGGATACATTCTCAGATAGCTATTTCCGGGTATGCGGACGACGTCTTTGTGGCCAATTCGCTTCTGTCCATGTACTCCAAATGTGGGCGTATGAAATGCGCCCAGAAGGTCTTCGACCGAATGCCGGTTAAAGATCTAACTACTTCGAATACAATGATTTCGGGTTATGCGAGAAATAATGATCCATTGAGCTCTCTCATGCTCTTTTCTGATACTTTAGCCAACAAAGACCAATGGGATGAGGCATCTCTTCTGGGAGTACTGCCTGCCTGCGCAAATTTGATGGCATTAAAGCAGGGAAGGGAGATCCATGCACACATGCTCCGTAGTGGCTTGCGATTAGATGGTTTTTTGTGTAATGCTCTCATCGACTTGTATTCTAAGTCCGAGTTCTTGATAGGTGCACGTAGGTTGTTTGATGCGATGAGCAGTAGAGATGCGATCTCATGGAACTCCATTATTTCTGGTTGTGCCCGTCATGGAAATGCTGCTGAAGGCTTGGCTCTTTTTTGCCAGATGAACATGGAGGGCGTACCTCCTGACACAATAACACTTTTAGTGGTGCTCGGCGCATGCAGTCGGATGCTAGCCTTAACATTTGGAATGAGCCTTCATGCTCATATCATTCGAAGGGGACATAGAAACATGGTTTACGTTGGAACTGCACTCGTAAACTTATATGCCAAGTGTGGAAGTCTTGAGTCATCTCGTCAAGTATTTGATGAAATGCCAGTGAAAAATCTTGTTTCCTGGAGCGCAATGATTTCAGGGTATGGACTTCACGGAAGGGGGAAGGAGGCAGTTGCTTGCTTTAATGAGATGAAGGAACATGGCATTAGACCCGATGAGGTTTCATTCACTTCAATTCTATCAGCCTGCAGTCACACAGGACTAGTTAATGAGGGTAAGGAGATCTTCTACGAGATGTCAAAGGTGTACTTCTTGAAACCTAAGGCTTACCACTATTCTTGCATCGTTGATATTCTTGGAAGGGCTGGAGATTTGGAGGATGCGTATAGCTTCATCATAGACACTGACTTGGATGCAATGCTGAATGCTGATGTATGGGAAGCACTGCTCTCTGCCTGCAAGATTCATCATAATGTTGAGCTTGCTGAGATTGCAGCTCAAAACATAATCAACCTGAAACCCAAACACATTGGTCCTTATGTTAACATCTCCAACATGTATGCCATGGAGAAAAGGTGGACTGACGTTGAAAAGGTTAGAGCTTTGGCAGAATTGAATGGACTCAAGAAACAACCAGGTTACAGTTTTCTTGACTCAGACATTGGAGTTATTGGCTATTAA
- the LOC122025775 gene encoding pentatricopeptide repeat-containing protein At3g12770-like isoform X2, which produces MSIACRPSSTNLSLGLIFPSLSLYFHTFPLDPDPCPSPSQAGPQWNHLLSSLECGRLLESLTNSKSLRHGLQIHGHMVTSGVLVHNTYLRTKLCAMYAACGRVRQARAIFDAIARRSTFLWNVMIRGYAFYGQPLRALLLYRQMLGFGHRADNYTYPFVLMACGDPDLIKVGKGIHSQIAISGYADDVFVANSLLSMYSKCGRMKCAQKVFDRMPVKDLTTSNTMISGYARNNDPLSSLMLFSDTLANKDQWDEASLLGVLPACANLMALKQGREIHAHMLRSGLRLDGFLCNALIDLYSKSEFLIGARRLFDAMSSRDAISWNSIISGCARHGNAAEGLALFCQMNMEGVPPDTITLLVVLGACSRMLALTFGMSLHAHIIRRGHRNMVYVGTALVNLYAKCGSLESSRQVFDEMPVKNLVSWSAMISGYGLHGRGKEAVACFNEMKEHGIRPDEVSFTSILSACSHTGLVNEGLEIWRMRIASS; this is translated from the exons ATGTCCATTGCATGTCGTCCCAGCTCCACCAACCTCTCGCTCGGATTGATCTTTCCCTCACTCTCCCTCTATTTCCATACCTTTCCTTTGGATCCCGACCCCTGTCCATCTCCATCACAAGCAGGACCTCAATGGAATCACCTGCTTTCCTCCCTTGAGTGCGGACGGCTCTTGGAATCCCTCACCAACTCTAAGTCCTTGCGCCATGGCTTGCAGATCCACGGCCACATGGTCACCTCCGGCGTCCTCGTCCATAATACCTACCTCCGCACCAAGCTCTGTGCTATGTACGCCGCCTGCGGCAGGGTCCGCCAAGCCCGCGCCATCTTCGACGCCATCGCCCGCCGGAGCACCTTCCTCTGGAACGTCATGATCCGTGGCTACGCCTTCTACGGTCAGCCTCTTCGAGCTCTCCTCTTGTACCGCCAGATGCTGGGCTTTGGTCACCGTGCTGACAACTACACGTATCCGTTCGTTCTCATGGCGTGTGGCGATCCTGACCTCATCAAAGTTGGAAAAGGGATACATTCTCAGATAGCTATTTCCGGGTATGCGGACGACGTCTTTGTGGCCAATTCGCTTCTGTCCATGTACTCCAAATGTGGGCGTATGAAATGCGCCCAGAAGGTCTTCGACCGAATGCCGGTTAAAGATCTAACTACTTCGAATACAATGATTTCGGGTTATGCGAGAAATAATGATCCATTGAGCTCTCTCATGCTCTTTTCTGATACTTTAGCCAACAAAGACCAATGGGATGAGGCATCTCTTCTGGGAGTACTGCCTGCCTGCGCAAATTTGATGGCATTAAAGCAGGGAAGGGAGATCCATGCACACATGCTCCGTAGTGGCTTGCGATTAGATGGTTTTTTGTGTAATGCTCTCATCGACTTGTATTCTAAGTCCGAGTTCTTGATAGGTGCACGTAGGTTGTTTGATGCGATGAGCAGTAGAGATGCGATCTCATGGAACTCCATTATTTCTGGTTGTGCCCGTCATGGAAATGCTGCTGAAGGCTTGGCTCTTTTTTGCCAGATGAACATGGAGGGCGTACCTCCTGACACAATAACACTTTTAGTGGTGCTCGGCGCATGCAGTCGGATGCTAGCCTTAACATTTGGAATGAGCCTTCATGCTCATATCATTCGAAGGGGACATAGAAACATGGTTTACGTTGGAACTGCACTCGTAAACTTATATGCCAAGTGTGGAAGTCTTGAGTCATCTCGTCAAGTATTTGATGAAATGCCAGTGAAAAATCTTGTTTCCTGGAGCGCAATGATTTCAGGGTATGGACTTCACGGAAGGGGGAAGGAGGCAGTTGCTTGCTTTAATGAGATGAAGGAACATGGCATTAGACCCGATGAGGTTTCATTCACTTCAATTCTATCAGCCTGCAGTCACACAGGACTAGTTAATGAGG GGCTGGAGATTTGGAGGATGCGTATAGCTTCATCATAG